ATGTCATTTTGATTTGCAGGAGACACATATACATGTCCAAAATAATACCCATAACTATAATATAAATCGTCTAAATAATCGTTGTGTGTTTTAGACCACGTTTGTCCACCATCTGTACTTTTATAAACTTCAGCTCCAATTACTGGTGTTTCAAATAGCATTGAATTTGCATCTTCTAAATAATGCGCTAAATCAATTGGCTTTACGTTTCCGCTGCGTACCATTTGCTTCACGTTTTCTGCTCTGTATTTTTCCTGAAAACCATTCATTTTTAAAAACCCATTCAGTTTTTTATCGTCTAAATTTAAAAATTCAGACGTGCTCATTGTTTTAAAATCATCTTTTTGTAAACCTCGTCTCACTGCGTTATTTCCGCTTGACGGTCGTCTAAATTGACTATCATGTATTGCGTAAATAATATCATTATCGTAAATAGCCAATCCAATACGTCCAACACCATTACCTACTGGAAAACCACTGTTTTTTGTAGATATTTTATCCCAAGTATCTCCAGCATCTATACTTTTATAAATTGCCGAGTTGTTTCCGCTTCCATCAAAATTCCAAGCCTTTCTATCTTTTGTCCATGCAGTAGCAAACATGGTGTTATAATCTCCAGGTACATGTTGCATATCAATAATTCCGCTGACATCATCCACGTATAATGTTTTAGTCCAATTAAGGCCACCATCTGTGGTTTTATAAACACCTCTATCTTCAGATTTAGAATATAAAGCACCTGTGACACCTACAGTAACTTCATTAACATTATTAGGATTAATCAATATACGTCCAATATGTTGAGAATTGGGCAATCCAACATGTTGCCAAGTTTGACCATTATCCGTAGACTTTAACATACCAACTCCTGCATAAGACGATCTAGACGCGTTATTCTCTCCTGTACCAACCCAAATAGTTCTGGTTGGCCAATGTACAGCAATATCACCTACATTTTGGGTTTGAGAATTATCTAAAATAGGCTCAAAAGTTGTCCCATTATTTATGGTTTGCCAAACACCTCCAGAAGCATATCCAACATAAAACTCTGATGGGTTTTCTGGGTTTACATCCAAATCTACAACACGACCACTCATAACGGTTGGTCCAATGTTTTGAAACGCTACATTTTTAACTATTGAGTTTGATTGTAATTGGGCTTTATCTGCCAACGTAGTTTGTTGTGCACTTACAGAAGTAACGACAAATAAAAATAAAAAAAGTCTATAAATCATGGTTGTTTATTATAAGTTTTGAAGATACAGATAAAAGTAAAATTAACAAAGCAAAAACCTTAAAGCAAACAGATTTTAAGATGGATTTATTACTTATCTATCTTAAAGTTCTTATTTTTACAGCTAGTTATAATTTCCGCTTGACGGAAAAAATTATAACTTAAATTTTATGAATACATTTTTTCACTACTGTGGAAATTAAAAATTAAATTTTTCTTATGAAATATCACAAAATCGACTCGTCATTATTTATAAAAAACCGTAAAAATTTTGCTTCTCAAATGAAGCCAAAAAGTATTGCCTTTTTTAACTCTAATGATATTTATCCAATTAGTGCAGATAGCACATTACCATTCCAACAACAACGCGATATTTTTTACTTAAGTGGTGTTGACCAAGAAGAAAGTATTTTAGTTTTATTTCCGGATTGTCCAAATCCTAAAAACAGAGAGGTTTTATTTTTAAAAGAAACCAATGCACACATTGCTGTTTGGGAAGGTGAAAAACTAACTAAAGAGGCTGCATTAGCTACAAGCGGAATTAAAACCGTTTATTGGTTACAAGACTTAGAAAAAGTTGTTTTTGAAATGATGACACAAGCCGAAACCGTTTACATAAACACCAATGAACATTACAGAGCTAATGTAGAAACCGAAACAAGAGAAGACCGTTTTACTAAATGGATAAAAGATAAATATCCTGCACATAGTGTTGCTAAAAGCAATCCAATATTACAACGCTTAAGATCTGTAAAAGATCAAATTGAATTAGACTTAATCCAAACTGCTTGTGATATTACAAATAAAGGTTTTAGACGTGTTTTAAACTTTGTTAAACCTGGCGTTATGGAATACAACATTGAAGCCGAGTTTATGCATGAGTTTTTAAATAATCGTTCTAAAGGTTTTTCATACACACCAATTGTAGGTTCTGGAAACAACGCTAACGTGTTACATTATATAGAAAACAATCAAGAGTGTAAAGCTGGAGATTTAATATTAATTGATGCTGGAGCAGAATACGCCAATTACGCTAGTGACATGACTCGTACTATACCTGTTTCCGGTAAATACAATGACAGACAAAAAGCGGTTTACAATGCTGTTTTGAGAGTTAAAAATGAGGCTACAAGAATGCTAGTTCCTGGTACAATTTGGGCTGACTACCATGTGGAAGTTGGTAAATTAATGACTAGTGAACTACTAGGTTTAGGCCTACTTGATAAAGCAGACGTACAAAACGAAAATCCAGATTGGCCTGCTTATAAAAAATATTTTATGCATGGTACATCACACCACATGGGATTAGATACGCATGACTACGGGATTTTAACAGAGCCAATGCAAGCTAACAACGTATTTACTGTTGAGCCTGGAATTTACATTCCTGCAGAAGGTTTTGGTATTAGATTGGAAGATGATGTGGTTATCCAAAAAACAGGAGAACCATTTAATTTAATGAGAGACATCCCAATTGAAATTGAGGAAATTGAAGATATAATGAATAATTCATAATACAATTTACATTGAAAAGCGAGCCTCAAAGCTCGCTTTTTAAATTTTATAATTACCACAATTTAAACATAAGATGAAGACACTTAAAGAGCAAACAGACGCAAAAATTGAATCAGGAAGAAAAAACAATCCTGAATTTATGAAAGGTGTTGATAACATTATAAAACAAGCAAAAGCTTTTGAACAAGGCAAAGATGCTTTAAAGATAAACACAAAAGCTCCTGAATTTAATCTACCAGATCCTAAAGGCGATCAAACTAGTTTATCAAATTTATTAAATCAAGGTCCAGTTGTTGTTACTTTTTATCGTGGTAGTTGGTGTCCTTATTGTAATTTACAACTTAGAGCGTTACAAGCTAGAGTAAAGGATATTCATGCTTTAGGTGCGACATTGGTTGCTATAAGCCCTGAAGTACCTGATGGATCATTGACTGAAAACGACATAAACAATATGGACTTTATTGTTTTATCTGATCAGGATGCAAAAGTAGCTTCAAGTTATGGTGTAGCATGGAAAGTACCAGATTTTTTAATGGATCACATGCGAGTAGACAGAAATCTTGATTTGAAACAAATCAATAATGGTAACGATAGTATTTTACCTATTCCTGCAACTTTTATAATAGGTCAAGACGGCTTAGTTAAATGGAACTATGTAAATGTAGATTACAGAACACGCTCAGAACCTGAAGAAATTACTGAAGCTTTAAAAAAGCTATCGTAAAAAATACATTTAATTTTTAATAGAAAAGCTAACTTAATAAGTTCGCTTTTCTATTTTACACCAATACGCTACTGTTTTCAAAAACATAACGCTGTAGTTTTTTTAATGTTTCTAATTTATCACTAGTATTAATTAATAAGGAAATATTATTATTACTTCCTCCATAAGATATCATACGCACGCTTACGTCTTGCAAAATTTGAAACAAATTAGGCGTGTCTGGGTGAAATATAATAGCATTACCAACTAAGCATACAATACTCATATAATTATCAACCTCAACTACTGAAAATCGTTCCAATTCTTCTACAATAGCTTCTAGATGCGATGTATCATCTATGGTTAATGACACAGCAATTTCTGATGTTGTAATCATATCTATGGACGTTTCATAACGCTCAAAAATCTCAAATACTTTCTTTAAAAAACCATGTGCCAATAACATTCTGGCAGACTTTATCTTTATGGCTGTAATACCATCTTTTGCAGCAATTGCCTTAATCCCTTCTCCATGTACTAGATTTGTTATTAATGTACCATGCGCTTCTGGTAACATGGTGTTTTTTAACCTAACTGGTATATCCAATTCACGCACAGGCATAACGGTTTGAGGATGTAATATTTTGGCTCCAAAATAAGCCAACTCTGCAGACTCATCAAAAGACAAATTAGAAATAGCTTTTGTATTCTCTACAAATCGTGGGTCGTTATTATGGAAACCATCAATATCTGTCCAAATTTGCACTTCTTCTGCTTTTAACACAGCTCCAATTATTGTCGCTGTATAATCACTTCCTCCTCGTTGTAAATTAGCAACATTTCCTTTTACATCACGACAAATAAAACCTTGCGTAATATAAATTTCTGCTTTTGGCGACTCATTAATTACACGATTTAAATTTTGTTGTATGTAAAAATTATCAGGTTCATTTGTTTTATCAATACGCATAAAATCCAGAGCAGGCAATAACACAGCATTTATATTCTCTTGCTGCAAATAATGGCTAAAGATAAATGTAGACAACAACTCGCCTTGCGACACTATTTGATTGTATAATAAATCGTCATACAATCTATTGACCAAAACCTCAAGTGAATTAAAAACATTATTAACATACACAAAAACCGTTTTATATAATTCTGGTGTTGTAATAAGTGTTTTAATGGTTAAATTATATGTGTTTCTAAGTGCATCTATAATTATTAATGCGTCTTCTGGCTTATTATTTTTTATGTAATCCGCAACTTTTACCAATGCATTTGTAGTGCCTGACATTGCAGATAAGACCACTACTTTTTGCTGTCCATTGTTAATAATGTTTTTAACATTAATCATATTTTCAATAGACCCAACAGATGTTCCTCCAAATTTTAGTACCAACATAGTATTTACATTTTATAAGGCTAAATTACTTAGAGCCTACACTATGACCATAAAAATGAAAAAATTGTACTACTTTTACACAAATTGTTAAATAATTAACAGAATGAAAACTATAGCGTCTTGCGTTGAGGACATTTTAATTACACAACCATTTTTGGAAGAAGCATTGTCTAGAAGTATTATTAATTATTCTGCTTTAGCAGAAGAGTTGAACGCTCCCATTAGTGCCATGTTGCGTAAACCAGTAAAATCTGGAGCAATAATGATGGCTTTGCGACGTTACAATACACCAAATACGCTTAGACATTCATTAAAATTAAAAAGCACCTTACAAAATTTAGGAGATATTACAGTACGTTCCAATTTAAGTGACTTTACGTTTCAAAACTCAGAAACATTAATACAAAGTCACACAAAAATATTAGATCAAGTAGAAGCTAATAAAGATATTTTTTATGCGTTTACACGAGGTATCTTTGAAAGTAACATTATTATATCAAGTTCGGAAAACAAAAAAGTCATTAAATGTTTTTCTAATGAAATACAAATTGGATTACAAGAAGGTCTATCCGCAATAAGCGTGCGCTTACCAAAAGACAACTCCAAAATATCTGGATTATATTACCAAATATTTAAGCGTTTAGCTTGGGAAAACATTCCGATTTACGAAGTCGTTTCGACCACAAACGAGTTTACTGTATTAGTAGAAGACCATGTGGTTGATAAAGCATTTTCAGTTATTAAAAACCTAAAAAACTAAGGATTAACCTTAGTCAACTCACCAGAATCTAAAGCCTTTTGATAATCTGCTTCTACAGTAGTTTGAAGTCCAAAAAACTTAGTACCATCTTTCTTTTTTAAAACAACGTAGGTTTTATTTTCTTTAGCAACTACATCATCAATCAAAACGATAGTATTTATAACAGGCTTGTAACTTGCTAACTTACCACGTTTGACTAAAATGTTTAATCTTGGAAAATCAATATGATTGTAGTGCTCTCCCTTAGGAGCTTTTACCTCTAAAACATCACCTACTTTAGGCTGGCTTTGAGCAAAAGATATAAAACATACACTTAAAAATACTAAAGTTAATACTGCTTTTTTCATAACATTGCGTTTTAGTTGTTACACAAAGTTAAAAACTTCTACTTAAAAAATCAAGGCTTTTTAACTAGTAAATTAGTAAAAATAAATCCTAAAAGTGCTGGTAAAACCCATCCTAAACTATATTGAGCAAAAGGAATTAAGCTGACCACGTTTGATAAATTTTTTGAAGGACTTATAACACCTACAACATCAGGAATACTAAACACAAACGTCAATAATACAACAACCCTAAAAACTAAAGCTGTAGCATATTTATTTGGTATTGCATTTAGAATGATTAATACAATAGTTATTGGGTAAATAAATAAAAGTATAGGCAAAGCAATAACTATAATGGTATTAAAATCTAATTGTCCAACCACAACACCAAACACACTAGCAATTATTGCTGTTACCACATAAACCGTCTGAGAGTTATTTATTAACCCTTTAAAATAATCTGCAGTACCTGTTACAATACCAACAGCTGTTGTAAAACAAGCTAACGCAATTAAAACACTTAGCACTGCATATCCAAAACCACCTAAAGCCTTGACACTAATACCTGTTAATAGGTTAGCACGTTGCATGTCGTTGTTTAAACTACTATTAATATCAATTTCGGTTCCATATGAAGCACCAACTGCAATTAATCCTGCATAAATTATAAACAAACCAAAACCAGCAATTAACCCTGATTTTTTAATCAGGTCCTTTTTAGCTTCAAAAGTAGCGTCAGTTTTAATATTAATTGAGATAATAATAACTGCTCCAACAACTACTGCTGCAATAGCATCAAAAGTTTGATACCCTTCTAAAATACCAGCAACAATTGGAGTATCCATTTGCGTTGGGTTAGTTACCATTTGTGCGGAATACAACCCAATACCAATAACCAACAGCAACATAATTACTATAAAAGGCGTTAGATACTTACCTATTATGTTTAATATTTTAGAACGATTTAAAGCAAAAACCAATACTAAGATAAAGTACACACTACTAGTTAATAAAGGGGAAGTACCAAAATTTGGATGTATTGCAATCTCATGTGTTGCTGCTGCTGTACGTGGTGACGGAATAGCTACTGCAATAAGATAAATTAAAACACAATAAATAAAACTAAATATTGGAGACACTTTTTTACCAAAGTCATATAAAGTCCCTTGTAGTTTAGCATGCGCATAAATACCAAAAATAGGTATTACTACTGCTGTTATAACAAAACCTAAGGTTACCCAAAACCAATTCTGACCAGCATTATAACCTAAAAGTGGAGGCAACAATAAATTTCCTGCTCCAAAAAAAAGCGAAAATAATGCAAAGCTTGTTATTAAAAGATCTTTAGTCTTATTCAAAATTAGTCTTGCTTAATTAATTTTAAATCTTCAAAATCAAAACTAAAATCTGTTACAGGAGCAATTGGTTTTAATGTTGCGCTTACCGCTTTAGCTTTTTCGTTAAAACTAAATTGCATAAAACAATCTGCATCGTAACTCCTATTATCCCATTTAACAATATAAGTAGTTGCATTGTATGGTAACACGCTCCCTTTTAATGTATTAGATTTCTCTGAAGTAATTCGCAAATCATTTCCACTTTGTGTAATACTAACATTTCCAAACCAAGCATCAGTATAAGTACCTGTAATAGCAGATCCATCTATAGTTTTACTACTATTTTTCATTTTAGCTACCTGATTAAAAACTACAGTTTTAAGACTATCGTTATATTGGTACCATTCCTTATTATTTTGACCTAATTTTTCTAACCATTTACGGTCTTCATAACCTAAATAACTATCTTTAATGGTATTAGTAATAGTATTAAAAGCCGAACCATTCATCTGATTAGTTAATACTACAATTGCTAAATCTAAATCCGGAATCATAGTAAATTGCGTCACTGTTCCCAACAATCCTCCAGTGTGATATACTTGCTTATAACCACCTTTTACGTCTGTTACAAACCAACCTAAACCGTAACCTCTAAAATTAGAATCGTAACTATCATTAGCACTTACTTTTAAAGGTGTTTGCAATTGCCAAAGTTCATTAAACTGTTTTTCGCTAAGCAAACGTTCCCCATTTTTAGTTACAGCATCATTCATTAAAAACTGAGCCCAAGTCAACATATCATCCACATTACTAACAATACCTCCAGCTGGATTTGCAGTCGGACTCCAATCATGCGGAATTTGCACTAATTTACCATCTGCTAATGTATGTGCTTCAATAATATTAGATTTATCAGTCACACGATTGTAAGACGCTTTACTGTTAATCATCCCTACAGGTTTCATAATTTTGGTTTCAATAAATTCTTCCCAAGACAAACCACTTACACGTTTTAAAACTTCTCCAGCAATAATAAACATGTTGTTATTGTAAGCAAATTGACTTCTAAAAGAGCTTTCTGTCTCCAAATGTTGTACATTTTTAATAACGTCTTCCACCTTAAAACTAGCTTCCGGAAAAAACATTAAATCTCCTGCACCAAGTCCCATTCCACTTCTATGCGTAACTAAATCTCTAACCGTAAACTGTTCTGTTACCCAAGCATCTTGTAGTTTAAATTCTGGAATATGTTGTCTAACTTTATCATCCCAATTAAGCTTACCCTCATCCACCATCATAGCTAATGCAAAACAGGTAAACCCTTTACTATTGGAAGCTACACCAACCAAAGTACTTTTATCCATTGCTTTTTTATTAGATAAAGCACGCACGCCATGTCCTTTAGCATACACTACTTTACCATCTTTAATTATACCAACAGATATTCCAGGAACATCAAAGGTTTTCAAGGTGTTTTCAACAAGTTGGTCTAGCTTATCTTCCTCAATTTGAGCAGATAGTGTCATGCATGTTAAAAAAGCAAAAGTGTAAAGAATTGTATTTAATCTCATAATTATATTATTTAGCGTCTTGGCAATCAAATATAGTAAATACTTACTCAAAACAACAGACTAAAAACAGTACAAATCTTATCTTTGCAGGCTATGATTTTAACTTACAAAGGGATATCAATTGCCTACTCTGTTTCGGGACAAGGTAAAACCGTCACATTATTACATGGTTTTTTAGAAAACAGTACAATGTGGAAAGACACAGTGACATTATTAGAAAAAACACATCAAGTTATTACCATAGATTTATTAGGTCATGGCAAAACAGAGTGTTTAGGCTATGTGCATACTATGGAAGACTTTGCAAATGCAATAAACGTCGTGCTGACACATTTAAATATTACAAGCACAACACTTATTGGTCATTCCTTAGGTGGTTATGTTGCTTTGGCTTTCGCCGAAATTAAACCAGAACTAATAATAGGGTTATGTTTAATGAACTCGACACCATTTTCAGATAGTCAAGAGCGTATCTTACTTCGAAACAGAGCCATTAAAGTCGCAAAATCCAATTATGAAAACCTAGTGAGTATGTCAATAAGTAATCTGTTTTTTGAAGATAACAGATTACGTTTTGAAAAAGAAATTGAACATATTAAAACCGAAGCTTTAAAAACACCACTGCAAAGTTACGTTGCCACGCAAGAAGGCATGAAAATAAGAATTGACAGAACTGCTATTTTAGAAAACCTAAACTGTAAAAAGTTAATTATAGCAGGTAAAAACGATCCTATTTTATCCAAATCGGACGTACTTCATCTGGAACAATTAAATGGTATTAAAATTACTATTCTAAATGGTGGACACATGTCTCACGTAGAAAATAAAGAAGAATTCCTACAAGAGATAATGCGTTTTAACGAATAAATATAGCTTTTTGACTGATTTTTAAAATATTGTTCATATATTCGGAATCGCTATCTATCAGATTTCTAAGACCTAACCATAGTTATCTGATTACATAAAGGCCTATAAGTATGAATAACGAACAACAAAAACCATCACTAAAGGGACGTTTATACTGTTCCGTTTTTGGACACAACTTTAGCGTAAGCAAAAAAGTAACCTATCATATTAAAGAGTATAAGTGCTGTCATTGCAAAAAAGAAATGACTATAAACAGCAAAGGACACTTAACCGACTTGACACCAAAATATAAAGAAATAAACTCGGTGTTAGAGCGTATTCATCAAAACAAATTAACTAGATATAGCAACAGTCAAATTATACAATCATCTGTTTTAAAAATGACATCTTAGTTAGTTTCAAAACTATTCCAGCCTTGAGCTGTTAGTTGTATTTTTTGATCACCTCTTGTAACTAAATGTGCACCTGAAGCTTCATCTGTAATATAGCCTATTACAGTTAAATGTGGATTCGCTTTAATTTTAGGAAAATCTTCTTGAGATATGGTCATCAACAACTCATAGTCTTCTCCTCCACTTAAAGCAATAGTAGTACTATCCATATTAAACTCTTCGCTAGTAGAAATAACTTGAGGATCTAAAGGTATTTTATTTTCATACAGATCACAACCTACTTTACTGGCTTTACATAAGTGTAAAATTTCTGAAGATAAGCCATCACTAATATCAATCATAGCAGTAGGTTTAACTTCTAAATCTTCTAATAGTTTAACAATGTCTTTTCTTGCTTCAGGCTTTAATTGACGCTCTATTATATACGTGTACCCATCTAAATCAGGTTGATTATTGGGATTCACTTTAAAAACTTCTTTTTCGCGTTCTAAAACTTGCAAACCTAGATAAGCACCTCCTAAATCTCCAGACACTACTAATAAATCGTTTGGTTTGGCTCCACTTCTGTAAACCTCTTTACCTGTTTTTACTTGGCCAATTGCAGTCACAGAGATAATTAATCCAGAAGTCGAAGAGGTCGTATCACCTCCAACTAAATCAACATCGTATAACTTACAAGCAGTTTGCACGCCAGCGTAAAGCTCTTCTATAGCTTCTAAAGGAAAACGATTAGATACAGCAATGGATACTGTTATTTGAGTCGCCTCTGCATTCATGGCATAAATATCGGATAAATTGACAATTACCGCTTTGTAACCTAAATGCTTTAAAGGCATGTAGCTTAAATCAAAATGGACACCTTCAACTAAAAAATCTGTAGACACTACTACTCTATCTTTATCAAATTCTAAAACAGCAGCATCATCACCTATTGCCATAATTGTAGATTTTTGAGTTACCTCAAAACTTTTAGCTAAATGATCGATTAATCCAAATTCTCCTAATTGGCTTAAATCTGTACGTTGTTGGTTTTTATCTTCTATCATACTGCAAAAATACTAAGCTTAATTCAATCTTAACAAAAAAAGCATTTAAATTGTTTAATTATCAAAAACAAGAGGCATCAAATGTAATTAATTCATCAATTTAACAAGTTAAAAGTAATTTTTATCGCTATTTCTGCTTAATTTGTGTCCAAAAATTATGAATAACTTAACCTAATGAATATTTCAAAAAAATTACTCCTATTTTTATCTTTAGCTACTAGCACTTTAATATTTGCGCAAAGTCCATGTGTAGGTGGATTTGCATCGCATACCATTGATGGTGTTACAACTAATTATCCTTGTGATGGTTATGATTTATTATCTAGAGTTCCAATCTCTACATTAGCTACAACTTTAGGTAATGAAGAAGGAAGTGATATTTGGGGATGGACAGACCCATTAGACAATAAAGAATATGCCATTATAGGAACCACTAACAGTACTGCTTTTGTAGATATTAGTGACCCAATAAACCCGATATTTTTAGGTCGAATAGAAACCGTAAACAATAACACATCGTTTTGGCGTGATGTTAAAGTATACAATAACCATGCTTACATTGTGGCAGATGGTGTTGGTGCTCATGGCATGCAAGTCTTTGACTTAACCATTTTAAGAAATGGCGTGGATAGCGATTTAACATTTGATGGTCCCCAAGTATTACGATTTACTGGAAATGGAGGCTCTGGCGATTTAACCATTGGAAGTTGCCATAATATTGTTATAAATGAATCTGAAGGCATAGCCTATTTAGTTGGTTGTAGTGGAGCTGCAAGTGGAGGA
The genomic region above belongs to Olleya sp. Hel_I_94 and contains:
- a CDS encoding aminopeptidase P family protein, with amino-acid sequence MKYHKIDSSLFIKNRKNFASQMKPKSIAFFNSNDIYPISADSTLPFQQQRDIFYLSGVDQEESILVLFPDCPNPKNREVLFLKETNAHIAVWEGEKLTKEAALATSGIKTVYWLQDLEKVVFEMMTQAETVYINTNEHYRANVETETREDRFTKWIKDKYPAHSVAKSNPILQRLRSVKDQIELDLIQTACDITNKGFRRVLNFVKPGVMEYNIEAEFMHEFLNNRSKGFSYTPIVGSGNNANVLHYIENNQECKAGDLILIDAGAEYANYASDMTRTIPVSGKYNDRQKAVYNAVLRVKNEATRMLVPGTIWADYHVEVGKLMTSELLGLGLLDKADVQNENPDWPAYKKYFMHGTSHHMGLDTHDYGILTEPMQANNVFTVEPGIYIPAEGFGIRLEDDVVIQKTGEPFNLMRDIPIEIEEIEDIMNNS
- a CDS encoding peroxiredoxin-like family protein, whose translation is MKTLKEQTDAKIESGRKNNPEFMKGVDNIIKQAKAFEQGKDALKINTKAPEFNLPDPKGDQTSLSNLLNQGPVVVTFYRGSWCPYCNLQLRALQARVKDIHALGATLVAISPEVPDGSLTENDINNMDFIVLSDQDAKVASSYGVAWKVPDFLMDHMRVDRNLDLKQINNGNDSILPIPATFIIGQDGLVKWNYVNVDYRTRSEPEEITEALKKLS
- a CDS encoding aspartate kinase, encoding MLVLKFGGTSVGSIENMINVKNIINNGQQKVVVLSAMSGTTNALVKVADYIKNNKPEDALIIIDALRNTYNLTIKTLITTPELYKTVFVYVNNVFNSLEVLVNRLYDDLLYNQIVSQGELLSTFIFSHYLQQENINAVLLPALDFMRIDKTNEPDNFYIQQNLNRVINESPKAEIYITQGFICRDVKGNVANLQRGGSDYTATIIGAVLKAEEVQIWTDIDGFHNNDPRFVENTKAISNLSFDESAELAYFGAKILHPQTVMPVRELDIPVRLKNTMLPEAHGTLITNLVHGEGIKAIAAKDGITAIKIKSARMLLAHGFLKKVFEIFERYETSIDMITTSEIAVSLTIDDTSHLEAIVEELERFSVVEVDNYMSIVCLVGNAIIFHPDTPNLFQILQDVSVRMISYGGSNNNISLLINTSDKLETLKKLQRYVFENSSVLV
- the brnQ gene encoding branched-chain amino acid transport system II carrier protein, with protein sequence MNKTKDLLITSFALFSLFFGAGNLLLPPLLGYNAGQNWFWVTLGFVITAVVIPIFGIYAHAKLQGTLYDFGKKVSPIFSFIYCVLIYLIAVAIPSPRTAAATHEIAIHPNFGTSPLLTSSVYFILVLVFALNRSKILNIIGKYLTPFIVIMLLLVIGIGLYSAQMVTNPTQMDTPIVAGILEGYQTFDAIAAVVVGAVIIISINIKTDATFEAKKDLIKKSGLIAGFGLFIIYAGLIAVGASYGTEIDINSSLNNDMQRANLLTGISVKALGGFGYAVLSVLIALACFTTAVGIVTGTADYFKGLINNSQTVYVVTAIIASVFGVVVGQLDFNTIIVIALPILLFIYPITIVLIILNAIPNKYATALVFRVVVLLTFVFSIPDVVGVISPSKNLSNVVSLIPFAQYSLGWVLPALLGFIFTNLLVKKP
- a CDS encoding serine hydrolase is translated as MRLNTILYTFAFLTCMTLSAQIEEDKLDQLVENTLKTFDVPGISVGIIKDGKVVYAKGHGVRALSNKKAMDKSTLVGVASNSKGFTCFALAMMVDEGKLNWDDKVRQHIPEFKLQDAWVTEQFTVRDLVTHRSGMGLGAGDLMFFPEASFKVEDVIKNVQHLETESSFRSQFAYNNNMFIIAGEVLKRVSGLSWEEFIETKIMKPVGMINSKASYNRVTDKSNIIEAHTLADGKLVQIPHDWSPTANPAGGIVSNVDDMLTWAQFLMNDAVTKNGERLLSEKQFNELWQLQTPLKVSANDSYDSNFRGYGLGWFVTDVKGGYKQVYHTGGLLGTVTQFTMIPDLDLAIVVLTNQMNGSAFNTITNTIKDSYLGYEDRKWLEKLGQNNKEWYQYNDSLKTVVFNQVAKMKNSSKTIDGSAITGTYTDAWFGNVSITQSGNDLRITSEKSNTLKGSVLPYNATTYIVKWDNRSYDADCFMQFSFNEKAKAVSATLKPIAPVTDFSFDFEDLKLIKQD
- a CDS encoding alpha/beta fold hydrolase; translated protein: MILTYKGISIAYSVSGQGKTVTLLHGFLENSTMWKDTVTLLEKTHQVITIDLLGHGKTECLGYVHTMEDFANAINVVLTHLNITSTTLIGHSLGGYVALAFAEIKPELIIGLCLMNSTPFSDSQERILLRNRAIKVAKSNYENLVSMSISNLFFEDNRLRFEKEIEHIKTEALKTPLQSYVATQEGMKIRIDRTAILENLNCKKLIIAGKNDPILSKSDVLHLEQLNGIKITILNGGHMSHVENKEEFLQEIMRFNE
- the thiL gene encoding thiamine-phosphate kinase gives rise to the protein MIEDKNQQRTDLSQLGEFGLIDHLAKSFEVTQKSTIMAIGDDAAVLEFDKDRVVVSTDFLVEGVHFDLSYMPLKHLGYKAVIVNLSDIYAMNAEATQITVSIAVSNRFPLEAIEELYAGVQTACKLYDVDLVGGDTTSSTSGLIISVTAIGQVKTGKEVYRSGAKPNDLLVVSGDLGGAYLGLQVLEREKEVFKVNPNNQPDLDGYTYIIERQLKPEARKDIVKLLEDLEVKPTAMIDISDGLSSEILHLCKASKVGCDLYENKIPLDPQVISTSEEFNMDSTTIALSGGEDYELLMTISQEDFPKIKANPHLTVIGYITDEASGAHLVTRGDQKIQLTAQGWNSFETN